GATAATCAAATACCTTGGTGGATTGCATGTTCAATTTTTGAAGCTATTGCATATTGGAATGAAAAGAATATTAGATCTATTTTGGGCGTGGTTTATACTGATTGTATTTCATATAATCCAGCTAAAAAAGATCATTGGTGGACACAAGATGAAAAATATTACTTTTATGTATTCACTAAATTTAATCAAGGAATAAATTTATTACCTAAGATATATAGTTCAGAAAGAAAAACAATAATCTGTTTTTTTAGAAATGATGCATTGGTTAGCAATAGCTATTTATTATATTTGCGTAGTATAGGGACTCTTAATAGAATCTTTGTAAAAAAGTATAAAAGTGAAATAGTAGTAGTAGATGGATTTTATTATAAAATGCTATTTTTTTGCTGTATTCCACAAACGATAGCGGTTATTGGAAATAGATTAAAATACATAATAAAAAAATTTTTTAGTTAAATGTAAATTGTTTATGAAAGGAGATCAGTAATGAAAGTTGTTCTTTTAGCAGGAGGTTTTGGAACTCGTATTTCAGAGGAAAGCCAGTTTAAACCTAAACCTATGATTGAAATTGGAGGCATGCCTATTTTATGGGGCGAATTGTCAAGCTAAGTGCAACTTTTTAGAGTAATGTACTTCGTATGGCGTTTTGTATCCTAAACATTTTCGGGGACGGCGATTTAGTTCTGCAAAAACAGCTTGCACATAGGCTTCTGGAACGAGTGTGATGTCCGTCCCTTTCGGGAAATACTCTCGGACTAGGCCATTGGTATTTTCGTTGCTTCCCCGCTGCCAGGGCTGATGCGGCGGCGGGAAATAAAACGGCACGCCGTTCAAGGCCTCCGTGACAGCGGCATGATGGGCGAACTCTTTTCCTCTGTCCGGCGTAAGGCTTTTTACAGGTTGCCCTTGCAGTACCTGAAGCAATACCGTATTGACGGCTTGTGCTGTCTTTTTGGCTGCTTTGCCTCCTACCAGATACCGGCTCTTTCTATCTACCAACGTAACCAGACAGGCTTTTCCTGTCTTTCCTGCTATGGTATCACATTCCCAATGTCCTCGCCGGGAGCGGTTAGCGGCTCCTGCTGGCCGTTCCGAAATATCGTGAGAGATGGGAATAGAACCCCGTCGTTCCTGATATTGCCGGGTATGCCGGGATTTTCCATGATGCCGCAAGCGGCGGACCGCACCGCGGGACCCATGGGAGGACGACGTTTCATCAAACATACCGGCATATATGGCGCGGTAAATCGTTGCATAGCTAAGGAGTGCCTTCTGATGTTCCAGCTGCAAGCGTCCGGCAATTTCTTCTGGGGACCAATGATGCACCAGGAAGAGATTTTTAACCAATGCGAATAGCTCGGCATTCTCTAACCGCTTGTGAGGCTTGCATGCCTTACGGCGGCGGGCATACTGTTGTTGTGCGGTGATGGGCAGATACTTGCCGTTCACTGTATTTCTGCGTAGTTCCCGTGAGATCGTGGATTTATCTCGGCCGAGGGCCGCCGCAATTCGAGAGATAGAATAGGACTGCGCGCGAAAAAAGAGTAGATTTTCTCGTTCAGATAGAGTAAGATGATGATAGTGGCACATAGGTTTCCTCCGAGATATAGATTTTGTTTGGTAGCATTATTATATCAGAAACCTATGTGTCATTTTTTATAGGTGTTGCACTTGTATTGTAAATTCGCCGGCATATTATGAAAGGATATACTTTTTATGGATTTACAGAATTTATTATTTGCGCTGGCTATAAACAGCACTATATAAAAGAATGGTTTGCAGATTATTTTTTACATACTTCTGATATTACATTTGATTTTACAGAAGGGAACAGAATGATTGTTCATGATAAGCATTGTGAGCCATGGAAGGTAACTGTAGTAGATACGGGATTGACAACAATGACTGGAGGGAGAATAAAACGGATTCAATCATATATTGGAAATGAAACATTTATGATGACGTATGGAGATGGAGTTTGTGATGTGAATATAAAAGAGTTGTTGAAATTTCATAAAAAATGGGGGAAAATTGCAACATTGACTGCAGTACAATTAGAACAATCTAAAGGTGTTTTAAATGTAGATTCAGATAATGCTGTACGTTCCTTTAGAGAGAAATCAGTTAGAGATAGTGCTCTTATTAATGCAGGATTTATGGTGCTAGAGCCCCAGATATTTAATTATCTCGATGGTGATAACTGCATTTTTGAAAGAACACCACTTGAAAAGTTAGCTAAAGAAGGGCAATTGATGAGCTATACCCATAAAGGTTTTTGGCAATGTATGGACACCAAGCGCGAAAAAGATGAATTAGAAAAAATATGGGCATCTGGGGGTGCTCCTTGGAAAGTGTGGGAAGATTAAATGCGTGAATTTGATGTATGTTTTTATAAAGATAAAAAGGTTTTTGTTACAGGACATACGGGATTTAAAGGATCTTGGTTATGTAAAATTTTATCAAATCTCGGAGCGAAAGTAACTGGATTTTCATTAGTTCCACCAACAAATCCATCTCTGTATGAACTTGCAGAAATTGATAAAGACGTTTATTCTGTCATTGGTGATATTAGAGATTATACATCTTTGAAGAGGGCTTTTGATGAAGCAAATCCTGAAATTGTATTTCATTTAGCTGCTCAACCTCTTGTTAGAGAAAGCTATAAAAATCCTGTCTATACATACGAGACGAATGTAATGGGAACAGTCAATATTCTAGAATGCATTCGAACAAGCGGTTCTGTAAAATCATTTTTAAATATTACTACAGATAAAGTGTACTTAAATAAGGAATGGGAATGGGGATATAGGGAAAACGAGGAATTGGATGGATTTGATCCTTATTCTAACTCTAAGTCTTGCAGTGAATTAGTTACTCATTCTTACGTAAATAGTTTCTTTTCTGATAGTAATATTGCAATATCTACAGCTCGGGCAGGCAATGTTATTGGTGGAGGAGATTTTGCAATGGATCGAATTATTCCAGATTGTGTTCGAGCTGCTAGTAAAAATAAAGATATTATAGTACGAAATCCTTACTCAACCCGGCCTTATCAGCATGTGTTGGAACCTCTATATGCTTATTTAATGATTGCTGCTAAACAGTATGAAGACATTCAGTTTTCAGGATATTATAATGTTGGACCAAATGATGTTGATTGTTTTCGAACTGGGCAATTAGTTGATTTATTTGTGAAATATTGGGGAAATGACATTAAATGGATTAATAAATTTGATGGCGGTCCACATGAGGCTAACTTTTTAAAATTAGATTGTTCTAAATTAAAAAAAACTTTTGGTTGGAGCCCGCGATGGAACTTAGAAAGAGCTATTGAAATGACAGTTGTATGGAGTAAATGTTGGATTAATAAAGAGGATATAAGAACTTGTATGGATAAACAAATAGAATTATTTTTTAATCAAAATTTATAAAAGGAGTAATGTTATGACAAGCGAAGAATTAGCAAAAAGAATACGTTTTCATGCTATTAAAATGGTTAACCATGCACATGCTTCTCATATAGGGGGAATATTGTCTTGTGCGGACATAGTTGCTGTTTTATACAGTGAGATAGCTAGAATTTATCCGCATGATCCTGAAAATGAAAGCAGAGATCGTATTATTTTAAGCAAGGGACATAATGGAGTAGCAATATATGCAGCTTTAGCAGAATGTGGTTTCTTTAATAAAGAGTTGTTGAAAACGTATGGTGATAATGGCAGTTGTTTTTCTTGTCATATTTCACATAGGCATGTTCCAGGAGTAGAAATTTCTACTGGCAGTCTTGGTCAAGGTGTGGGTGTTGCTTGTGGAATGGCATTAAATGGAAAATTAAAGCACAGATCTTATCAAGTTTATGCTATTGTAGGAGATGGGGAATGTAATGAAGGAGCAATTTGGGAAATGGCTTCATTTGCTTCTCATCAGTGTTTAGATAATTTTACTGTAATTGTAGATAGAAATCGTATGCAGGCTATGGGGTGGTGTGAAGATGTTCTTAAAATGGAACCTTTTCAAGAAAAGTGGAGAGCTTTTGGTTGGCATGTAGTAAACGTTATAGATGGCAATAATCATAAAGAATTAAAAAGGGCATTTAGTCAAAAATCCAATAATAATAAACCGCGAGTAATTATTGCTAATACTGTGAAAGGAAAAGGTATTTCATTTATGGAAAATCAACTTTTGTGGCATTATCGAGATCCACAGGGAGAAGATTATTTTAATGCATTAAAAGAATTGGAGTGAAATAAATGAGAAATCATGTAATTGCTAGAATTGCAGAACTTGCTCAAACAGATAAACGAGTCATGTTATTAACTGCAGATCTTGGATTCAATGTCGTGAATATATTTAGTGGAAAATACCCTGATAGATATATTAATGTAGGCATTGCCGAACAAAATATGACATCTATTGCTGCTGGATTAGCTTTAGAAGGAAATATGGTTTTTACATATTCTATTGGTAATTTTCCTACACTACGCTGTATTGAACAAATAAGAAATTTGGTCTGTTATCATAATGCGAATGTTAAAATTTTAGCTGTTGGAGGGGGATTTGCTTATGGTTCATTAGGAATGACTCATCATGCTACTGAAGATATCGCTATGATGCGTTCCCTACCTAATATGAAAGTGTATGTTCCTTCTGACGAAATAGAGGCTGTAGCGTGTTTAAATGAAATATATTGGGAGGATGGTCCTGCCTATTTGAGAATGGCACGAGGAAAAGAAGAGTGCATTCATTTTAAAGGTGATAAATTTGATATAAATAAATTAGTTAAAATTGAAGGTAATGAATTTAATATTTGTATTCTGGCTTCGGGAACTATTCTGTCGGAAGCTGTAAAAGTAAAAAAAGCTTTAGAAAATTATGGTGTTCATGGTAGCGTTTATTCGGTTCCCAGAATAAAGCCTATTGATTCTAAAGGTATATTAGATTTAGCAAAAAAAGCCCAATTAATTATCACGATGGAAGAACATAACATTATTGGCGGTTTAGGTGGTGCAGTAGCAGAGCTTTTAAGTAGTTTAAAAGAACACGCTCCGCTGTTGCGTTTTGGATTGTCAGATGTATTTACTGGTGAGGTAGGCAGTCAAACGTATTTACGTGAATACTATGGATTAAGTTCAGATAAAGTAATAGATAAAATAATTCATCATTTAAATGTAGAGGTATAAAGTATGAAGAAAATTGCAATTATTGGAGCTACTAGTTTTATTGGTAGAAATTTGATTGAGCCACTTGTCAAAGATGATTGGGATGTAGTAGCAGTTGTTCGTACTAATAGTGTTAAAAGAGGATATCTTGAGCGTTTTTCTAATATTAAGATTTTAGAATGCGATATGAGCGAATATGATAAATTAGGGAATTTATTAGGCCCTGTAGATTGTTCAATTTATTTAACTTGGGATGGAACACGAGGACAAGAACGTTCGAATTATGAATTACAATTAAAAAATTATACTCAAGGTATGCTTGCTATTCAGTCTATTATTGAAAATGGATGCAAAAAAATATTGACTGCTGGGTCACAAGCTGAATATGGTCCTTGGTTTCAAAGTCGTAATCTTTGTGAGTTTGATAAAGAAAATCCTAATACTGAATATGGAAAGTTTAAGTTAAAATTTTATAAAGATATAAAATCGCTATGTGATAATCATAAGGTAAAATTAATAGAACCCAGGTTTTTTAGTTTGTATGGACCTGATGATTATGAGGGGACTATGATTATTTCGATCTTGAAAAAAATGCTTCATAATGAGCCGTGTGATTTAACTGAGTGTAAACAAATTTGGGATTTTTTATATATCACAGATGCAATTAATGGATTGATGTTATTGATCAATAAAAATATAGAATCTGGTGTTTATAATTTTGGATTTGGAGAAGGATATCCCTTAAAGTATTATATAGAGAAAATGTATAGTATAACAAAAAGTAAAAGTATACTGAATTATGGAACTATACCGTATCCAATAACCGGAATGGTTAATGTTAATCCTTGCATAGATAAACTAAAAAGTGTTGGATGGACGCCTAAAATTAGTTTTACTGAAGGAATAAATAGAATAGTTAATGTATTAAAATAAAGTTTATTAGAATGGAGAGCAATAGATTATATGTACGAACATGAAATGAATAAGTCTCTTTATAGCAAAGATTTAAAACCTGCCTTTTCTTCATATAAGAAGGCTATAGTTTTTGAGTCTAGTGAATTATTTGTGCCTTATTTACATGTAGTTTTATTATCTTTGTTAGATCATGTTTGTCATGGCAATAAATATGATATTATTATTCTTACTCACGAGATAGATATTCATGATTGTGAAAATTTAATCCAATTAGTTAGCAAATTTGATAATGTTCGATTACGTTTTTTTGATCCCACTGGAATTGTTGAATCCTACATAAAAAAAAGTAGATATAAATATTTAGATATAAATTATTATAGAATGGCTTTGCCATGGATACTAAGTGAATATGAAATAGTTCTGAATTTAGGAGCAGATATAGTAATCAATAAAGATGTAAATCTTTTATTAGAATGTGAGGAAGTAAAAAATAGATATTTGGCCGGTGTAACAGATTTAGGTTATTTGGGAAGATTGAATTTAGATATTCCAATAAAAGAGCTAGATTTATCTGCTCCTGAAGGGTATGTTAATGCCGATGTTCTTGTTATTAATTTAAAAAAGATACGTCAAGATTTTTCAAAAGAAACTGTTATGAATATATGGCAAAAATATAGATTTCGATGTGCGGAGCAAGATGCATTTAATGTTTTATTTGATGGAAAAATTCATTACTTAAATTTACGATGGAATTTATTTCCAGAACGCATGTCATCTGTTGAACATATTATGTTAAATAAGCCTGAAAGAATAAAACAATGGAGAGAAGCTTTAAAAGAACCTTTTATAATTCATTATGCGGCATATCCTAAGCCTTGGGATTATCCTAATGTTGGCTTTGGTAATGTGTGGTGGCAATATGCTAGAAAATCTGTGTATTATGAGGAAATTGTTCGTAGAATGTGTTTAGCTTCTGTGAAAAGTGAATATTTTAGAAAGCAGATTTGGATAAGGCGCTGGGGAGATGTTTTTTTTCCAAGAGGGACAAAGCGACGAAAAGTTTTAAACTTAATTTTTCCTAAACAATCTAAACAACGCGAATTGGTAAAAAAAATATATTATACATTTTTTAGTAATCCTAATAAAGAATGGAATAAAAAATTTGGTAAATATTAATATTTATATGAAAGATGGGATAGAATGTTTTATAAAGATTTAGATGTTATAATTCCTACGTATAATAGAGCACCTTATTTAAAAATTGCTTTAGAGAGTCTTTGTGAATCTATCGCAACATGGAGAAAAATTATAATTTTAAATAATGCTTCAACAGATAATACTTTAGAAGTTATTGAGTATATTTGTAAAAAATATCCGGAAAGAAAGATTGAAGTAGTTACCAATAAATGTAATATTGGTAATCCTGCCAATTTTAAAAAAACACAGACTTTAGCAACTAACAAATATGTAGCTATTTTCCATGATGATGATGCCATTCATCCAGAATATATTGATAGAGCGATGCAATTATTTATTGAAAATGAAAAAAAGGTTGTAATGATATCTGGAGGTGCATCTGCTTTATATAATGTAAATCATGAAAATTGGAGTATTTGTCCAGATAGCTATTGGTATTATCCAGCCAATAAAAATATTTTTTTACAATTGTTAATTGGACGGCCAATTTTTTGCAATTGTATTTATAAAACTGATGTATATAAAAATGTGAAATATGAACCAGAGAAATTTGGAAAATTGCATGACATAATTTTTATGGCAAAGCTTTGTGAGCAAGGAGATTTTATATTTGTACATGGAGAATGTGTACGATGGAGACAACATGCTAAAAGTGATTCCAATACTTTAAAAACGGGGCCGTTTCCAAGTGAAATATTAAATATCTTAAAAGAATTAAAGAAAATATTTTGTTTAGAAAACAAAAAAAAACAATTGTTCTGCGTTAACAAATAAGGCTTATAATATATTGTTTATTACATTATTATATAATTTTTCATTGTTCTTGTATCAATGGTCAGATTTAAAAAGATTTTTAACTTGGGATGATTTTAAAAAAGCGATGTTAGATGAACAAATATTTACAGTTAAAAATTATTTATTCTTTGATAAAATAATTGATTTGATTTTAAATCCGTGGATTCGTAAAATGGCTGAGAATTATAGACGAAAATGTAGTAAATCATATTCTTATCGAGTTGGTGCATCGTAATTTTTTTAGAGTATGCTATAAATAATGTATAAAGTCTCATTAACTATAAAGTATAAGAGGTTGTCATGTACGATTATTTAATAATAGGAAGCGGTCTTTTCGGTAGCGTATTTGCCCATGAAATGAAAAAAGCGGGGAAGTCCTGCCTTGTTTTAGAAAAGCGAGATCATATCGGCGGCAATGTGTATTGTGAAGAAAAAGATGGGATTCGCATTCACAAGTATGGAGCTCATATTTTCCATACATCTAATAAAAAGGTTTGGGATTATGTGAATCAGTTTGTTGAATTTAATAACTATGTTAATTCTCCTGTTGCCAATTACAAAGGGGAACTATACAATTTGCCGTTTAACATGAATACCTTTTCCAAGATGTGGGGCGTTGCGACGCCGACTGAAGCGGCGGCAAAGATTGCCGAACAGCGCACGGCCATTCAGGGCGAGCCGAAGAACTTGGAAGAACAAGCCATTTCTTTGATCGGTACAGATATTTATACGAAGCTGATCAAAGGCTATACGGAGAAGCAATGGGGACGGAGTTGTACAGAATTGCCGGCATTTATCATTAAACGCTTGCCGATTCGCTATACCTTTGATAATAATTACTTCAACGACCGCTATCAGGGGATTCCTATCGGCGGCTATAATGTCCTTATTCATGCTTTGCTTGACGGCATTGAAGTGCGTACTGGCGTCGACTATAATGAACACAGGGACGAATATCGGAAACTGGCTAAGACTATTATATATACCGGGCCGATTGACGCATACTTTGATTATAAACTCGGCCAGCTGGAATATCGGGGCCTGCGCTTTGAAACGGAACGGCTGGAAGAAGAAAATCATCAGGGCGTAGCGGTCATGAATTATACGGACAGGGAAACGCCGTATACGCGCAGCATTGAGCATAAGCATTTTGAATTCGGCACACAGCCCGTAACGTATGTAACGAAAGAATATCCGGCAGACTGGCATCCCGGCGAAGAAGCGTACTATCCCGTAAATGACAGCAGAAATTCGGAATTGTATAATCAGTATGCGGCCTTGGCCGCTAAGGAAGAAAACGTTATCTTTGGAGGACGCTTGGCAGAGTACAAGTATTATGATATGGATGACGTTATTGCCAGCGCATTGCAGGCTGTAGCAACACAAAAGGAGTAAGATAATAGACTAAATGTGTAAAGCTGTTATTTCGACAGCTGATTATGGTTTATGTTTTTGGCCTATGATTTATACAGTCGTGTCGAGTATTTTTTTGTAAATGCTAGCATTAGAAATAATGATATTAGCTGATTGTGGAATAATTTTTTAACGAGGCTTTCACGTGCTTCGTGTATCTTTTATTGTTCCTTTTGGTTTCTGCAATGTATTGCAGCGATGTATAGATACTGGATGAGTTGCTATTGGGAAAGTTTCCTATCAATTTCCTGATTTTCATGCTGCTGCTGGTGCAAATGGGCAACCAAATGCTTACTAGTGAAGACTTTAGTGGGTTAGAGTATCTGTAATGCCGTGTATCATTGGCTGGCGGATTTTGTATGGTTTCCTTATCATGGCTTAGTCTTTAAAAGTTTTTTTGCTCTTTTTTTATGTAGAACACTTTGAAAATCGTGGCGATTAAGCCTTATTAAGATTAATGTGAACAAATACATCGTTGGTATAACAAATATATGGCGAATTTACAATACAAGTGCAACACCTATAAAAAATGACACATAGGTTTCTGATATAATAATGCTACCAAACAAAATCTATATCTCGGAGGAAACCTATGTGCCACTATCATCATCTTACTCTATCTGAACGAGAAAATCTACTCTTTTTTCGCGCGCAGTCCTATTCTATCTCTCGAATTGCGGCGGCCCTCGGCCGAGATAAATCCACGATCTCACGGGAACTACGCAGAAATACAGTGAACGGCAAGTATCTGCCCATCACCGCACAACAACAGTATGCCCGCCGCCGTAAGGCATGCAAGCCTCACAAGCGGTTAGAGAATGCCGAGCTATTCGCATTGGTTAAAAATCTCTTCCTGGTGCATCATTGGTCCCCAGAAGAAATTGCCGGACGCTTGCAGCTGGAACATCAGAAGGCACTCCTTAGCTATGCAACGATTTACCGCGCCATATATGCCGGTATGTTTGATGAAACGTCGTCCTCCCATGGGTCCCGCGGTGCGGTCCGCCGCTTGCGGCATCATGGAAAATCCCGGCATACCCGGCAATATCAGGAACGACGGGGTTCTATTCCCATCTCTCACGATATTTCGGAACGGCCAGCAGGAGCCGCTAACCGCTCCCGGCGAGGACATTGGGAATGTGATACCATAGCAGGAAAGACAGGAAAAGCCTGTCTGGTTACGTTGGTAGATAGAAAGAGCCGGTATCTGGTAGGAGGCAAAGCAGCCAAAAAGACAGCACAAGCCGTCAATACGGTATTGCTTCAGGTACTGCAAGGGCAACCTGTAAAAAGCCTTACGCCGGACAGAGGAAAAGAGTTCGCCCATCATGCCGCTGTCACGGAGGCCTTGAACGGCGTGCCGTTTTATTTCCCGCCGCCGCATCAGCCCTGGCAGCGGGGAAGCAACGAAAATACCAATGGCCTAGTCCGAGAGTATTTCCCGAAAGGGACGGACATCACACTCGTTCCAGAAGCCTATGTGCAAGCTGTTTTTGCAGAACTAAATCGCCGTCCCCGAAAATGTTTAGGATACAAAACGCCATACGAAGTACATTACTCTAAAAAGTTGCACTTAGCTTGACAATTCGCCATGAAAAAACTCTTGCAATATAGCTTATAGTTAGTTTGCAAGAGTTTTTATTTATTCTATTATTTATTCCTAATTAGCAATAAACGGAATACCATAAGCTTTCATGAACAGCTTATTGAACAGGTCTCGGGACGAGGTGGTGGCTGTGGTGATGGGGAACCATTCTGGTTTTTTCAGGGTCAGGAGCCAGGCTTCTTTTGTTTCGTAGTTCAGCTTATAGGTTGTACGGCCGATGTTTTTCGTCGTGCCGTCGGGCGAGACGAGGAAGGAGTTGACGGACAGGACGTAAATGGGCGGCGCATATTCGTCGATGGAGAGGGTGTCGACCAGGTCGACTTGATAGTAGCCTTGGTGCATGGCTGTCGGTGCATAGTGCGGGCTTTCGTCGTAATCGTTCCAGTCCATAGCGTGTGATGCGCAGGGAAATAAAATGGCTCCGCTGAGCAGGATGGCGGCAATGCTTTTTTGCAGGATCTTTGCCATAAGGGATACCTCCTAATAATAAGTATAATTTTTGATTATATTACTATTTATTATGCTGCTTTGTCAATAGAATAATTGCTGTGGGAACATCCTGTTCCAATCGATTTTTGCAAGTGCGAGCAGTACATATAAACTTTTTGGAACGAATATTGATTTCTATATATAGGCAGATATATAATGGTCGTAATCCAATAGAGGATAGAATATTACCGGAAAGGATGACTGACGATGAGACATCAAAGGGTATCTAATATAATTATGACGGCTGTGATGGGGCTATGTGCTGTCATGGGTGCGCAGGCTGCCGATATGAGAAATCCGAGTCAGGAGCCTAATGTCGTTTCCAGCTATGAATACCAGTCTGTTTCCTATGGAAATACGGCTGACGGCAAGACCTATCATCGCGTCGTGACGAAGCGCAACGGCGTGACGGAATCGGATGTGACGACGGTCGATGGAAACGGCGGCGTTCTGACGTGGGATACGGACGACAGGGGACGCCATGTGGAAGGCTATATGAACGGCATCCAGCTGAAAGACGGCAACGTGACGGCGAATACCATAGCGGCGAAGCATGTGCAGGCTTCCGGTGCGGATTTAGGAAATATATACGGCAGACGCGTGGAAGCACCGACAGGGACGATTGGCGGCGTTGCCTTTGCAGGGCAGGGCGTTGTGAAGGGAATACAGACGGATGAAACCGATCCGACGTCGGCGGTCAGTGTAGCGTACTTGCAGCAAAAGTTAGCCGAGGTGGAAGCGGAAAATCAAAAGCTGCGGGAAGAGCTTGAAGCCTTAAAAAAGTAAAGATATAACTTCACATAACCTAAGAGCATCCCTTTGTTTTAGTGCGTCAGCGCTGGAATCTAGGAGGATGCTCTTTTTTATCGCTCCAAGTTCTTGCTGTTGGCCGTTGTTTATGATATATTTATAAAATGTTTACAGTATATTTACGAATGACGGCGACGTCGCGCTGAACGGCCGGGAGGGAGAATGGTTGTGTTGAAAGAAGGGAATTCGATGCCGGAATTGGCTTTGAAAATCGGCATTGTCGTATATTTTTTACTGATTGTTCCCGTGGCGTTTGTCATGCCTAATTATTTGGCATGGGAAAACGGCTTGTTGGAAATGCTGCAAAATATGGTGTTATTTTTCAATGTAATCCTTTGTTTTTCTTTTTTTCGCAAAACAGCAGGACAGCAGTTTCATAAATTGTGGTTAGCTGTGTCTGGATATTTTTTGCTGTTGTTTGGGCGAGAAATCAGCTGGGGGCGAATCTTTTTTCAGACAGACATGGATGAGCATGGGCCAACGTTCATCTCTATGAGCTCTGTGCCGGGTCATCAGTATATTCATGGCGGTATCTCTATTTATACGGCGATTGTGCTGGTATCTTTAATTTGGCTTGTTCCTTGGAAGAGAATTTTTCGCGAAATTCCGGTGCCTAAATTGGGATTTGCTATCCTGATCGTGACAGCTGTATTAGCGGCCTGCGGCGATAAAGGGCTGTTGTTTCATTCGTATGTAGACAGCAATATAGAAGAATTGGCCGAGTTATTGTCGTATATCATGCAGGGCGGATTTGCCGCTTGGTATTACAAGCAATTTAAAATGTTGAAATAGCGTTAACGGGCAAGAAAATATTCAAAAAATGAACGCCGTACATCCGATGTGTGATG
This region of Megasphaera stantonii genomic DNA includes:
- a CDS encoding transketolase, with product MTSEELAKRIRFHAIKMVNHAHASHIGGILSCADIVAVLYSEIARIYPHDPENESRDRIILSKGHNGVAIYAALAECGFFNKELLKTYGDNGSCFSCHISHRHVPGVEISTGSLGQGVGVACGMALNGKLKHRSYQVYAIVGDGECNEGAIWEMASFASHQCLDNFTVIVDRNRMQAMGWCEDVLKMEPFQEKWRAFGWHVVNVIDGNNHKELKRAFSQKSNNNKPRVIIANTVKGKGISFMENQLLWHYRDPQGEDYFNALKELE
- a CDS encoding IS30 family transposase, with translation MCHYHHLTLSERENLLFFRAQSYSISRIAAALGRDKSTISRELRRNTVNGKYLPITAQQQYARRRKACKPHKRLENAELFALVKNLFLVHHWSPEEIAGRLQLEHQKALLSYATIYRAIYAGMFDETSSSHGSRGAVRRLRHHGKSRHTRQYQERRGSIPISHDISERPAGAANRSRRGHWECDTIAGKTGKACLVTLVDRKSRYLVGGKAAKKTAQAVNTVLLQVLQGQPVKSLTPDRGKEFAHHAAVTEALNGVPFYFPPPHQPWQRGSNENTNGLVREYFPKGTDITLVPEAYVQAVFAELNRRPRKCLGYKTPYEVHYSKKLHLA
- a CDS encoding glycosyltransferase family 8 protein produces the protein MYEHEMNKSLYSKDLKPAFSSYKKAIVFESSELFVPYLHVVLLSLLDHVCHGNKYDIIILTHEIDIHDCENLIQLVSKFDNVRLRFFDPTGIVESYIKKSRYKYLDINYYRMALPWILSEYEIVLNLGADIVINKDVNLLLECEEVKNRYLAGVTDLGYLGRLNLDIPIKELDLSAPEGYVNADVLVINLKKIRQDFSKETVMNIWQKYRFRCAEQDAFNVLFDGKIHYLNLRWNLFPERMSSVEHIMLNKPERIKQWREALKEPFIIHYAAYPKPWDYPNVGFGNVWWQYARKSVYYEEIVRRMCLASVKSEYFRKQIWIRRWGDVFFPRGTKRRKVLNLIFPKQSKQRELVKKIYYTFFSNPNKEWNKKFGKY
- a CDS encoding transketolase family protein, yielding MRNHVIARIAELAQTDKRVMLLTADLGFNVVNIFSGKYPDRYINVGIAEQNMTSIAAGLALEGNMVFTYSIGNFPTLRCIEQIRNLVCYHNANVKILAVGGGFAYGSLGMTHHATEDIAMMRSLPNMKVYVPSDEIEAVACLNEIYWEDGPAYLRMARGKEECIHFKGDKFDINKLVKIEGNEFNICILASGTILSEAVKVKKALENYGVHGSVYSVPRIKPIDSKGILDLAKKAQLIITMEEHNIIGGLGGAVAELLSSLKEHAPLLRFGLSDVFTGEVGSQTYLREYYGLSSDKVIDKIIHHLNVEV
- the rfbG gene encoding CDP-glucose 4,6-dehydratase — encoded protein: MREFDVCFYKDKKVFVTGHTGFKGSWLCKILSNLGAKVTGFSLVPPTNPSLYELAEIDKDVYSVIGDIRDYTSLKRAFDEANPEIVFHLAAQPLVRESYKNPVYTYETNVMGTVNILECIRTSGSVKSFLNITTDKVYLNKEWEWGYRENEELDGFDPYSNSKSCSELVTHSYVNSFFSDSNIAISTARAGNVIGGGDFAMDRIIPDCVRAASKNKDIIVRNPYSTRPYQHVLEPLYAYLMIAAKQYEDIQFSGYYNVGPNDVDCFRTGQLVDLFVKYWGNDIKWINKFDGGPHEANFLKLDCSKLKKTFGWSPRWNLERAIEMTVVWSKCWINKEDIRTCMDKQIELFFNQNL
- a CDS encoding NAD-dependent epimerase/dehydratase family protein, whose product is MKKIAIIGATSFIGRNLIEPLVKDDWDVVAVVRTNSVKRGYLERFSNIKILECDMSEYDKLGNLLGPVDCSIYLTWDGTRGQERSNYELQLKNYTQGMLAIQSIIENGCKKILTAGSQAEYGPWFQSRNLCEFDKENPNTEYGKFKLKFYKDIKSLCDNHKVKLIEPRFFSLYGPDDYEGTMIISILKKMLHNEPCDLTECKQIWDFLYITDAINGLMLLINKNIESGVYNFGFGEGYPLKYYIEKMYSITKSKSILNYGTIPYPITGMVNVNPCIDKLKSVGWTPKISFTEGINRIVNVLK
- a CDS encoding glycosyltransferase family 2 protein codes for the protein MFYKDLDVIIPTYNRAPYLKIALESLCESIATWRKIIILNNASTDNTLEVIEYICKKYPERKIEVVTNKCNIGNPANFKKTQTLATNKYVAIFHDDDAIHPEYIDRAMQLFIENEKKVVMISGGASALYNVNHENWSICPDSYWYYPANKNIFLQLLIGRPIFCNCIYKTDVYKNVKYEPEKFGKLHDIIFMAKLCEQGDFIFVHGECVRWRQHAKSDSNTLKTGPFPSEILNILKELKKIFCLENKKKQLFCVNK
- a CDS encoding glucose-1-phosphate cytidylyltransferase → MKGYTFYGFTEFIICAGYKQHYIKEWFADYFLHTSDITFDFTEGNRMIVHDKHCEPWKVTVVDTGLTTMTGGRIKRIQSYIGNETFMMTYGDGVCDVNIKELLKFHKKWGKIATLTAVQLEQSKGVLNVDSDNAVRSFREKSVRDSALINAGFMVLEPQIFNYLDGDNCIFERTPLEKLAKEGQLMSYTHKGFWQCMDTKREKDELEKIWASGGAPWKVWED